The following are from one region of the Mauremys reevesii isolate NIE-2019 linkage group 2, ASM1616193v1, whole genome shotgun sequence genome:
- the CCR4 gene encoding C-C chemokine receptor type 4, with product MTSQTTEYDEYLLSLNDTYNDNYDNSPKPCSKEGIKNFGSYFLPTLYSLVFLLGLVGNCLVILVLFKYKRLKSMTDVYLLNLAISDLLFVFALPFWSYYAADQWVFGDGLCKIISWIYLVGFYSGIFFIMLMSVDRYLAIVHAVLALRARTVTYGIFTSLIVWLVAISASIPELIFSESYKERNHTTCKPRYPGNSTNWRILSSLEVNILGLILPSVVMSFCYSMIIKTLLYCRSEKKNKAVKMIFAVMIVFFVFWTPYNIVLFLKLLEDLGVITKCEISKDLDYAMQGTETLAFFHCCLNPVIYFFMGEKFKKYVKLLFKSWAVPRMFFKRCGLLTTYHTESTSSFHTQSTGDQDAL from the coding sequence ATGACCAGTCAAACCACAGAATACGACGAGTATTTGCTATCTCTAAATGATACCTATAATGACAATTATGACAATTCTCCAAAACCTTGCAGTAAAGAAGGCATCAAGAATTTTGGATCATACTTTCTGCCCACACTTTACTCTCTGGTATTCCTGCTTGGCTTGGTAGGGAACTGTCTGGTCATTTTGGTCCTGTTCAAATACAAGAGGCTGAAGAGCATGACTGACGTTTATCTGCTCAATCTCGCAATCTCAGATTTGCTGTTTGTTTTCGCCCTTCCCTTCTGGTCTTATTATGCAGCAGATCAGTGGGTTTTTGGGGACGGATTGTGTAAAATCATTTCTTGGATCTATCTGGTTGGGTTTTACAGTGGGATATTTTTTATTATGCTCATGAGCGTTGACAGATACTTGGCAATAGTTCATGCTGTGCTTGCCTTGAGAGCAAGAACGGTCACCTATGGCATCTTTACCAGTCTTATTGTATGGTTAGTAGCCATTTCAGCCTCCATTCCAGAGCTGATATTTAGTGAATCCTATAAGGAACGCAATCATACCACCTGCAAACCACGGTACCCTGGTAATTCCACAAACTGGAGGATTTTGTCCTCTTTGGAAGTCAATATACTAGGGCTCATACTACCTTCAGTGGTTATGAGTTTTTGCTACTCGATGATAATTAAAACCTTGCTGTACTGTAGAAGTGAGAAAAAGAATAAGGCTGTGAAGATGATCTTTGCTGTCatgattgtgttttttgttttttggaccCCTTACAACATTGTGCTTTTCTTAAAATTGCTGGAAGACCTGGGTGTCATTACAAAGTGTGAAATCAGCAAAGATCTGGACTATGCAATGCAAGGGACAGAAACACTGGCTTTTTTCCACTGTTGTCTCAATCCTGTTATCTATTTCTTTATGGGGGAAAAATTCAAGAAGTACGTGAAGTTGCTCTTTAAGAGCTGGGCGGTACCTAGAATGTTCTTTAAACGCTGTGGACTTCTCACCACTTACCACACCGAATCAACCAGTTCATTCCACACACAGTCTACTGGGGATCAAGATGCTCTGTAA